One genomic window of Gallaecimonas sp. GXIMD4217 includes the following:
- a CDS encoding YggS family pyridoxal phosphate-dependent enzyme, whose translation MTTIAERLQAARRRICDAALSAGRDPDSIQLLAVSKTKPLADIYAAYDAGQRAFGENYVQEAVDKIAAFKRPDVQWHLIGPLQSNKTRIVAEHFDWVQSLDRERIAIRLDEQRPAHLNPIQICIQVNVSGETSKSGLALDQVEKLAQKVDELPNLTLRGLMAIPKADDDPDRQRAAFATLRHAYEKLKRQYETVDTLSMGMSNDLEAAIMEGATLVRLGTAIFGARQTKG comes from the coding sequence ATGACAACAATAGCAGAACGCTTGCAAGCGGCCAGAAGGCGCATCTGTGACGCCGCCCTGAGCGCCGGTCGTGACCCGGATAGCATTCAATTACTGGCGGTCAGCAAGACCAAACCCCTAGCGGATATTTATGCCGCCTATGACGCCGGCCAGAGGGCCTTCGGCGAAAACTACGTGCAGGAAGCCGTAGACAAGATAGCAGCCTTCAAACGCCCGGACGTGCAATGGCATCTCATTGGCCCCCTCCAGTCCAACAAGACCCGCATCGTGGCCGAGCACTTCGATTGGGTGCAAAGCCTTGACAGGGAAAGGATTGCCATTCGCCTGGACGAACAACGCCCGGCTCACCTTAACCCTATCCAGATCTGCATACAAGTGAACGTCAGCGGCGAAACCAGCAAGTCTGGACTTGCTCTGGACCAGGTCGAAAAGCTGGCCCAAAAGGTCGACGAACTGCCCAACCTGACCCTGAGGGGCCTGATGGCCATCCCCAAGGCCGATGACGATCCCGACCGGCAGAGGGCCGCCTTCGCCACCCTGCGTCATGCCTATGAAAAGCTGAAGCGACAGTATGAAACCGTGGATACCCTGTCCATGGGGATGAGCAATGACCTCGAAGCCGCTATCATGGAGGGCGCCACTCTGGTCCGATTGGGCACCGCCATCTTCGGTGCCCGCCAAACAAAAGGGTGA
- a CDS encoding DUF885 domain-containing protein — MTLRQSALALALTAALAGCAQHGQAPEGQGAPVAQQAEANALASRLFDTYFEQEAAHSPMMLTGLGRKDRYDEWDDLSAEAHQAGIDRARAMLARLEALDEGLLDDQNRLSLTLLRQDLEDSIRDSRWREHGYPVNQMYGWHSMPVAFLINQHRIDSESDAWAYIQRLRRLPALLAQVETQLSERADKGIIAPAFVFEHVLRDIDNITGGRPFDDADKASTLLADFHGKVEKAGLANGEQLVNEASEALRTQVAPAYAALKKTVQAVAARADSRDGAWKLPDGDAYYQARLREMTTTELSAEQIHRLGLEQVERIHGEMKAIKDKVGFKGDLKAFFEFMRSDDRFYYPNTEAGRQRYLKEATALIDNMKGRLDELFGVKPRADLVVKAVEAFRERSAGKAFYQQPAPDGSRPGYYYANLYNMKDMPIYQMEALAYHEGIPGHHMQIAIAQELQGIPKFRRFGGYTAYIEGWGLYSEEIPKEIGLYQDPYSDFGRLAMELWRACRLVVDTGIHAKKWSREQAIRYLLDNTPNPEGDAVKAIERYIVMPGQATAYMVGKLHIKQLRAKAEAELGDDFDIRAFHDVILAKGPLPLNVLSRQVEDWIAAVKG; from the coding sequence ATGACACTACGCCAATCCGCCCTGGCCCTCGCCCTCACCGCCGCCCTGGCCGGCTGTGCCCAGCACGGCCAAGCCCCCGAGGGACAAGGCGCCCCTGTAGCGCAGCAGGCCGAAGCCAACGCCCTGGCCAGCCGGCTCTTCGATACTTATTTCGAACAGGAAGCCGCCCACAGCCCCATGATGCTGACCGGCCTGGGCCGCAAGGACAGGTATGACGAATGGGACGACCTGTCCGCCGAAGCCCACCAGGCCGGCATCGACCGGGCCAGGGCCATGCTGGCCAGGCTCGAGGCCCTGGACGAGGGCCTGCTCGACGACCAGAACAGGCTCAGCCTGACGCTGCTGCGCCAGGATCTGGAAGACAGCATCCGAGACAGCCGCTGGCGCGAGCACGGCTACCCGGTCAACCAGATGTATGGCTGGCACTCCATGCCGGTGGCCTTCCTGATCAACCAGCACCGCATCGACAGCGAGTCCGACGCCTGGGCCTATATCCAGCGCCTGCGCCGGCTGCCCGCGCTGCTGGCCCAGGTGGAAACCCAGCTCAGCGAGCGTGCCGACAAGGGCATCATTGCCCCGGCCTTCGTCTTCGAACACGTGCTTCGCGACATCGACAACATCACCGGCGGCCGCCCCTTCGACGATGCCGACAAGGCCTCGACCCTGCTGGCCGACTTCCACGGCAAGGTGGAAAAGGCCGGGCTGGCCAACGGCGAGCAACTGGTCAACGAGGCCAGCGAAGCCCTGCGCACCCAGGTGGCGCCGGCCTATGCCGCCCTCAAGAAGACGGTCCAGGCCGTAGCCGCCAGGGCCGACAGTCGCGACGGCGCCTGGAAGCTGCCGGACGGCGACGCTTACTACCAGGCCCGCCTCAGGGAAATGACCACCACCGAGCTGAGCGCAGAGCAGATCCACCGGCTGGGCCTGGAGCAGGTCGAGCGTATCCACGGCGAGATGAAGGCCATCAAGGACAAGGTGGGCTTCAAGGGCGATCTCAAGGCCTTCTTCGAATTCATGCGCAGCGACGATCGCTTCTACTACCCCAACACCGAAGCCGGCCGCCAGCGCTACCTGAAGGAAGCCACTGCCCTGATCGACAACATGAAGGGCCGCCTGGACGAGCTGTTCGGGGTCAAGCCCAGGGCCGATCTGGTGGTCAAGGCGGTGGAAGCCTTCCGTGAGCGCAGCGCCGGCAAGGCCTTCTACCAGCAGCCGGCCCCGGACGGCTCCCGTCCCGGCTACTACTACGCCAACCTCTACAACATGAAGGACATGCCCATCTACCAGATGGAGGCCCTGGCCTACCACGAGGGCATTCCCGGCCACCACATGCAGATCGCCATCGCCCAGGAGCTGCAGGGCATCCCCAAATTCCGCCGCTTCGGTGGCTACACCGCCTATATCGAGGGCTGGGGCCTGTATTCCGAGGAGATCCCCAAGGAGATCGGCCTCTACCAGGATCCCTACTCCGATTTCGGCCGCCTGGCCATGGAGCTGTGGCGGGCCTGCCGCCTGGTGGTGGACACCGGCATCCACGCCAAGAAGTGGAGCCGCGAGCAGGCCATCCGCTACCTGCTGGACAACACCCCCAACCCGGAAGGTGACGCCGTCAAGGCCATAGAGCGCTATATCGTCATGCCGGGCCAGGCCACCGCCTATATGGTCGGCAAGCTGCATATCAAGCAGCTCAGGGCCAAGGCCGAAGCCGAGCTCGGCGATGATTTCGACATCCGCGCCTTCCACGACGTGATACTGGCCAAGGGCCCGCTGCCGCTTAACGTGCTCAGCCGGCAGGTAGAGGACTGGATCGCCGCCGTTAAGGGTTGA
- a CDS encoding DUF4426 domain-containing protein, producing MGAFTRRLLMTLAVAFAFVGGLNAEQMISSGHYQVHYQALATTFLPPEVAANYGIKRSRYTGLLNVSVLDQAQDGKPATAATLKGVARNLLGHRIELDFKEIREGQAIYYIAEVPHSNEETYRFDIQIATQDSTINLKFEHKFYVD from the coding sequence ATGGGTGCCTTTACCCGACGTCTGCTGATGACATTGGCGGTGGCCTTTGCCTTTGTCGGCGGCCTCAATGCCGAACAGATGATCAGCTCCGGCCACTACCAGGTCCACTACCAGGCCCTGGCCACCACCTTCCTTCCCCCGGAAGTGGCCGCCAACTACGGCATCAAGCGCAGCCGCTACACCGGCCTGCTCAATGTGTCGGTGCTGGACCAGGCCCAGGATGGCAAGCCGGCCACGGCCGCCACCCTCAAGGGGGTAGCCCGCAACCTGCTGGGACACCGCATCGAGCTGGACTTCAAGGAGATCCGCGAAGGTCAGGCCATCTATTATATTGCCGAGGTACCCCACTCCAACGAGGAGACCTACCGCTTCGATATCCAGATCGCCACCCAGGACAGCACCATCAACCTCAAGTTCGAGCACAAGTTCTACGTGGACTGA
- a CDS encoding YggT family protein gives MNAFVFLVKTLFDLYIMVVLLRIWLQWARADFYNPFSQFVVKATQPVLKPLRRVIPALGPIDTASVLFALVLTMAKIVAITLIAGGGLPPWLPLLITTPLALIQNIFDLVLYVVIAGVILSWVMQGYNPIAMAIGQLTEPLLRPIRRLLPNLGGLDFSPMVLLLGLYFLKLLIADMTGIHFG, from the coding sequence ATGAACGCCTTCGTGTTTCTGGTCAAGACGCTGTTCGACCTCTACATCATGGTGGTGCTGCTGCGGATCTGGCTGCAGTGGGCCAGGGCCGACTTCTACAATCCCTTCAGCCAGTTCGTGGTCAAGGCCACCCAGCCGGTGCTGAAGCCGCTCAGGCGCGTCATCCCGGCCCTGGGGCCCATAGACACCGCCTCGGTGCTGTTCGCCCTGGTCCTGACCATGGCCAAGATCGTCGCCATCACCCTTATCGCCGGCGGTGGCCTGCCGCCCTGGCTGCCACTGCTGATCACCACGCCCCTGGCACTGATCCAGAACATCTTCGATCTGGTGCTGTACGTGGTCATCGCCGGGGTGATCCTGTCCTGGGTCATGCAGGGCTATAACCCCATCGCCATGGCCATAGGCCAGCTGACCGAGCCCCTGCTCAGGCCCATCCGGCGCCTGCTGCCCAACCTGGGCGGCCTGGATTTCTCGCCCATGGTGCTGCTGCTGGGGCTTTACTTCCTGAAGCTGCTGATCGCCGATATGACGGGTATCCACTTTGGCTGA
- the yggU gene encoding DUF167 family protein YggU: MEDGDLVLQLYVQPKASRDAFMGLHGDELKLAITAPPVDGKANAHIQKFLAKQCKVAKGQVCIEKGELGRHKRIRVKAPSQVPEAINHLLNETP, translated from the coding sequence ATGGAGGACGGGGATCTCGTCCTCCAGCTCTATGTCCAGCCCAAGGCCAGCCGCGATGCCTTCATGGGCCTGCACGGCGATGAACTCAAGCTGGCCATCACGGCCCCGCCCGTGGACGGCAAGGCCAATGCCCATATCCAGAAGTTTCTGGCCAAGCAGTGCAAGGTTGCCAAGGGACAGGTCTGCATAGAGAAGGGGGAGCTGGGCCGGCACAAGCGGATCCGGGTCAAGGCGCCGTCACAAGTTCCCGAGGCAATCAATCACTTATTGAACGAAACGCCCTAG
- a CDS encoding XTP/dITP diphosphatase — translation MTKIVLATGNAGKVRELAALLAPLNLDVSAQSDFDVPEAEETGTTFVENAIIKARNAARVTGLPAIADDSGLVVDALGGAPGIYSSRFAGVDASDADNIDKLLAELADVPEAARSARFVCTLVYLRHADDPTPIICQGSWEGHITRERSGREGFGYDPVFFAPEVNKTAAELSKDEKNQLSHRGKALSMLVGELKA, via the coding sequence ATGACCAAGATTGTTCTCGCCACCGGCAACGCCGGTAAAGTCCGGGAGCTGGCAGCCCTGCTGGCCCCGCTCAACCTGGATGTATCCGCCCAAAGCGATTTCGACGTGCCCGAAGCCGAGGAAACCGGCACCACCTTCGTTGAAAACGCCATCATCAAGGCCCGCAACGCGGCCCGGGTAACAGGCCTGCCGGCCATCGCCGACGATTCCGGCCTGGTGGTGGACGCCCTTGGCGGCGCCCCCGGCATCTACTCTTCCCGCTTTGCCGGCGTTGATGCTAGCGATGCCGACAATATCGACAAGCTGCTGGCCGAGCTGGCCGACGTGCCGGAAGCGGCCCGTAGCGCCCGCTTCGTCTGCACCCTGGTCTACCTGCGCCACGCCGACGACCCCACCCCCATCATCTGCCAGGGCAGCTGGGAAGGCCATATCACCAGGGAGCGCAGCGGCCGTGAGGGCTTCGGCTATGACCCGGTGTTCTTCGCCCCGGAGGTGAACAAGACCGCCGCCGAACTCAGCAAGGATGAGAAAAACCAGCTCAGCCACAGGGGCAAGGCCCTGAGCATGCTGGTCGGGGAGCTCAAGGCCTGA
- the ruvX gene encoding Holliday junction resolvase RuvX produces MTTRTILAFDHGAKSIGVAVGQEVTASASPLSAIKASDGQPNWDLLAGLLREWQPDLLVVGLPLNMDGSEQHTTAAARKFANRLHGRFGLPVETQDERLTTAAAKEWLFEHGGFQALDKGKIDSVSACLILESWFEHQYQ; encoded by the coding sequence ATGACAACAAGAACCATATTGGCCTTCGATCACGGGGCCAAAAGCATCGGCGTGGCCGTCGGCCAGGAGGTCACCGCCAGCGCCTCCCCCCTGAGCGCCATCAAGGCCAGCGACGGCCAGCCCAACTGGGACCTTCTGGCCGGGCTGCTCCGCGAGTGGCAGCCGGATCTGCTGGTGGTGGGCCTGCCACTGAACATGGACGGCAGCGAGCAGCACACCACGGCCGCGGCCCGCAAGTTCGCCAACCGTCTCCATGGCCGTTTCGGGCTGCCGGTCGAGACCCAGGACGAGCGGCTGACCACGGCCGCCGCCAAGGAGTGGCTGTTCGAACATGGCGGCTTCCAGGCCCTGGACAAGGGCAAGATCGACTCGGTCTCCGCCTGCCTGATCCTCGAGTCCTGGTTCGAGCATCAATACCAATAA
- a CDS encoding type IV pilus twitching motility protein PilT, translated as MDITELLAFSVKHNASDLHLSAGVPPMIRVDGDVRRINLPSLEHKEVHSLIYDIMNDKQRKEYEEHLEVDFSFEVPGVARFRVNAYNQSRGSAAVFRTIPSKVLSLEDLGAPAIFKDIVTKPRGLVLVTGPTGSGKSTTLAGMIDHVNDNRNDHILTIEDPIEFVHENKKCLINQREVHRDTHSFAAALRSALREDPDVILVGEMRDLETIRLALTAAETGHLVFGTLHTSSAAKTIDRIIDVFPAGEKSMVRSMLSESLQAVISQTLLKKTGGGRIAAHEIMIGTPAIRNLIREDKVAQMYSAIQTGMSHGMQTLDQCLKELVNRGLVNRLDARHKAVDKSAF; from the coding sequence ATGGATATTACCGAACTGTTGGCCTTTAGCGTCAAGCACAACGCGTCCGATTTACACCTTTCCGCTGGTGTTCCACCCATGATCCGGGTCGATGGTGATGTCCGCCGTATCAACCTGCCGTCCCTGGAACATAAGGAAGTGCACTCGCTCATTTATGACATCATGAATGACAAGCAGCGCAAGGAATATGAAGAGCACCTGGAAGTGGATTTCTCCTTCGAGGTGCCCGGCGTGGCCCGTTTCAGGGTTAACGCCTACAACCAGAGCCGCGGCTCCGCGGCCGTGTTCAGGACCATCCCCTCCAAGGTGCTGAGCCTGGAGGATCTGGGCGCCCCTGCCATCTTCAAGGATATCGTCACCAAGCCCAGGGGCCTGGTGCTGGTCACCGGGCCCACGGGTTCCGGTAAGTCCACCACCCTGGCGGGCATGATCGACCACGTCAACGACAACAGGAACGATCACATCCTGACCATCGAAGACCCCATCGAATTCGTCCACGAAAACAAGAAGTGCCTGATCAACCAGCGGGAAGTGCACCGCGACACCCACAGCTTTGCCGCCGCCCTGCGTTCGGCGCTGCGTGAAGACCCCGACGTGATCCTGGTGGGTGAGATGCGGGATCTGGAAACCATCCGCCTGGCCCTGACCGCGGCCGAAACCGGTCACCTGGTGTTCGGTACCCTGCACACCAGCTCCGCGGCCAAGACCATCGACCGTATCATCGACGTCTTCCCGGCCGGCGAGAAATCCATGGTCCGTTCCATGTTGTCGGAATCCCTGCAGGCGGTTATCTCTCAGACCCTGCTCAAGAAGACCGGCGGTGGCCGTATCGCCGCCCACGAGATCATGATCGGCACCCCGGCCATCCGCAACCTGATCCGCGAGGACAAGGTGGCCCAGATGTATTCCGCCATCCAGACCGGTATGTCCCACGGCATGCAGACCCTGGACCAGTGCCTGAAGGAGCTGGTCAACCGGGGCCTGGTCAATCGCCTGGATGCCCGCCACAAGGCGGTGGATAAGAGCGCTTTCTAA
- the hemW gene encoding radical SAM family heme chaperone HemW, which translates to MLTLPPLSLYVHIPWCVQKCPYCDFNSHALRGGIPEEDYVEALLADLQADLHHVQGRQLHSIFIGGGTPSLFSAEAIARLLRGIAARIPFADDIEITLEANPGTVEADKFAGFARAGVNRLSIGVQSLQPDKLAALGRIHGPAEAIRAAELAHGCGVNSFNLDLMHGLPGQSLDDALSDLRRAIACNPQHLSWYQLTIEPNTLFASKPPVLPEDETLWAIQEAGHALLLEAGYRQYEISAYAKPGFEARHNLNYWHFGDYLGIGCGAHGKISHPLSGRIYRTVKVKHPKGYLDPDQPYLFDCSQVELEDRPFEYFMNRLRLFRPVPKAEFSARTGLAPQQVQAFLADAVRLGLIGEDDSAWRVTEQGHRYLNQLLAMLLDAD; encoded by the coding sequence ATGCTGACCTTGCCGCCCCTGTCGCTTTACGTGCACATTCCCTGGTGCGTGCAGAAGTGCCCCTATTGCGACTTCAACTCCCATGCCCTCAGGGGCGGCATACCGGAAGAGGACTATGTGGAGGCCCTGTTGGCAGACCTGCAGGCGGATCTGCACCACGTGCAGGGCCGGCAGCTGCACAGCATCTTCATCGGTGGCGGCACCCCCAGCCTGTTTTCCGCCGAGGCCATCGCCAGGCTGCTCCGGGGCATAGCGGCGCGCATTCCCTTTGCCGACGATATCGAGATCACCCTGGAAGCCAACCCGGGCACCGTAGAGGCGGACAAGTTCGCCGGCTTTGCCCGGGCCGGGGTCAATCGCCTGTCCATCGGCGTGCAGAGCCTGCAGCCGGACAAGCTGGCGGCCCTGGGCCGCATCCATGGCCCGGCCGAGGCCATCCGCGCCGCCGAGCTGGCCCATGGCTGCGGCGTCAACAGCTTCAACCTGGATCTGATGCATGGCCTGCCCGGCCAGAGCCTGGATGATGCCCTGTCTGATCTGCGCCGGGCCATCGCCTGCAACCCCCAGCACCTGTCCTGGTACCAGCTCACCATAGAGCCCAATACCCTGTTCGCTTCCAAACCGCCGGTGCTGCCGGAGGACGAAACCCTCTGGGCCATCCAGGAGGCCGGCCACGCCCTGTTGCTGGAGGCGGGCTACCGTCAGTACGAGATTTCCGCCTATGCCAAGCCCGGCTTCGAGGCCCGCCACAACCTCAACTACTGGCATTTCGGCGATTACCTGGGCATCGGCTGTGGCGCCCATGGCAAGATCAGCCATCCCCTGAGCGGCCGGATCTACCGGACCGTCAAGGTCAAGCATCCCAAGGGCTACCTGGATCCCGACCAGCCCTATCTGTTCGACTGCAGCCAGGTGGAGCTTGAGGACAGGCCTTTCGAATACTTCATGAACCGGCTGCGGCTGTTCCGGCCGGTGCCCAAGGCCGAGTTTTCCGCCCGCACCGGACTGGCCCCGCAGCAGGTTCAGGCCTTCCTGGCCGATGCCGTACGCTTGGGGCTGATCGGTGAAGACGACAGCGCCTGGCGCGTCACCGAACAGGGCCACCGCTACCTCAACCAGCTGCTGGCCATGCTACTGGACGCCGATTAG
- a CDS encoding PilT/PilU family type 4a pilus ATPase: MDMKSLLHRMAELEASDLFITAGLPPSIKVNGEIRPVTDQRLGLAEAKAMVESIMNDKQKAEFAQQNDCNFAINARGIGRFRVSAFVQREAAGMVLRRIQTEIPTVEELSLPPILKDLAMTKRGLVLMVGATGTGKSTSLASMVGYRNENARGHIITIEDPIEFVHEHRKSIITQREVGIDCDSFDVALKNTLRQAPDVILLGEIRTIETMEFALAFAETGHLCMATLHANNANQALERVLHLCPKDKREQFLFDMSLNLKGVVAQQLIPKKDGSGRAVAVEVLLNSPLVSEQIRKNELHLLKDTMERSNELGMRTFDQAIFELYSKGVITYADALHYADSPNDLRLMIKLSKGEAGSSASLENVTLGD, translated from the coding sequence ATGGATATGAAGAGTCTGCTGCATCGCATGGCCGAGCTGGAAGCTTCGGACCTCTTTATCACGGCCGGCCTGCCGCCTTCCATCAAGGTCAACGGCGAGATCCGGCCGGTCACCGACCAGCGGCTGGGCCTGGCCGAGGCCAAGGCCATGGTCGAAAGCATCATGAACGACAAACAGAAGGCGGAGTTTGCCCAGCAAAACGACTGCAACTTTGCCATCAACGCCCGCGGCATAGGGCGCTTCCGGGTGTCTGCCTTTGTACAGCGGGAAGCGGCCGGCATGGTGCTGCGCCGCATCCAGACCGAGATCCCCACGGTCGAGGAGCTCTCTCTGCCGCCGATCCTCAAGGATCTGGCCATGACCAAGCGTGGCCTGGTGCTGATGGTGGGCGCCACCGGTACGGGTAAGTCCACCTCGCTGGCATCCATGGTGGGCTATCGCAACGAAAATGCCCGTGGCCACATCATCACCATCGAGGACCCCATCGAATTCGTCCACGAACACCGCAAGTCCATCATCACCCAGCGGGAGGTGGGCATCGATTGCGACTCCTTCGACGTGGCGCTCAAGAACACCCTGCGCCAGGCGCCGGACGTGATCCTGCTTGGTGAGATCCGCACCATAGAAACCATGGAGTTCGCCCTGGCCTTCGCCGAGACGGGCCACCTCTGCATGGCGACCCTGCACGCCAACAACGCCAACCAGGCCCTGGAGCGGGTGCTGCATCTGTGTCCCAAGGACAAGCGGGAGCAATTCCTGTTCGACATGTCCCTGAACCTCAAGGGCGTGGTGGCCCAGCAGCTCATACCCAAGAAGGACGGCAGCGGCCGGGCCGTGGCGGTGGAGGTGCTGCTCAACTCGCCCCTGGTCAGCGAGCAGATCCGCAAGAACGAACTGCACCTGCTCAAGGACACCATGGAGCGCTCCAACGAGCTGGGCATGAGGACCTTTGACCAGGCCATCTTCGAGCTTTACAGCAAGGGTGTCATCACCTATGCCGATGCCCTGCACTATGCCGATTCGCCCAATGATCTGCGCCTGATGATCAAGCTCAGCAAGGGTGAGGCCGGCTCCTCGGCCTCCCTTGAAAACGTCACCCTGGGTGACTAA
- the proC gene encoding pyrroline-5-carboxylate reductase: MEHKAIAFIGAGNMAGAIMGGLVGAGYPKQLITASNPSPGKLDKLATELGINTTQDNLAAVEQAEVVVLGVKPQVMQKVVEELKHLNDGKRLFISIAAGVTLDHFETWFGAKVPLIRTMPNTPSLLGLGVTGLYAGPGTNEADSSFADKLMRSVGKTAWVKSEAELDHIIAVAGSAPAYFFLFMEAMEAKAIELGFDPGTARELVQQTARGAGEMVRRSDMPIRELRRQVTSPGGTTAKAIEHFKDADLAGMVAGAMDAAIARAKEMAKEL; this comes from the coding sequence ATGGAACACAAAGCGATCGCATTCATAGGTGCCGGCAACATGGCCGGCGCCATCATGGGTGGCCTGGTGGGCGCCGGCTACCCCAAGCAGCTCATCACCGCCAGCAACCCTTCCCCAGGTAAACTGGACAAGCTCGCCACCGAGCTGGGCATCAACACCACCCAGGACAACCTGGCCGCCGTCGAGCAGGCCGAGGTCGTCGTGCTGGGCGTCAAGCCCCAGGTCATGCAGAAGGTCGTCGAGGAGCTCAAGCACCTCAACGACGGCAAGCGCCTGTTCATCTCCATCGCCGCCGGGGTCACCCTGGACCATTTCGAGACCTGGTTCGGCGCCAAGGTGCCGCTGATCCGCACCATGCCCAACACCCCCAGCCTGCTGGGCCTGGGCGTCACCGGCCTCTATGCCGGCCCGGGCACCAACGAGGCGGACAGCTCCTTTGCCGACAAGCTGATGCGCTCCGTGGGCAAGACCGCCTGGGTCAAGAGCGAGGCCGAACTGGATCACATCATCGCCGTGGCCGGCTCCGCCCCCGCCTATTTCTTCCTGTTCATGGAAGCCATGGAAGCCAAGGCCATCGAGCTGGGCTTCGACCCCGGCACGGCCCGGGAGCTGGTGCAGCAGACCGCCCGCGGCGCCGGTGAAATGGTCCGGCGCAGCGACATGCCCATCCGCGAACTGCGCCGCCAGGTGACCTCGCCCGGCGGCACCACCGCCAAGGCCATTGAACACTTCAAGGACGCCGACCTGGCCGGCATGGTGGCCGGTGCCATGGACGCTGCCATCGCCCGTGCCAAGGAAATGGCCAAGGAGCTCTGA
- a CDS encoding YqgE/AlgH family protein, giving the protein MRSLQNHFLIATPSMADPYFARTVTYLCEHNDEGAMGLIVNQPVDVTITEMLKQLELVEGEPESLRGRCVYSGGPVNPERGFVLHSPKRGYNASLSLNSQLMITTSVDILSALGAEMGPERFLVTLGYAGWEAGQLEKELTDNTWLVVPADEELTAKLLFDTPPSKRWEVACARLGFDIWQLSSDVGHA; this is encoded by the coding sequence ATGCGGAGTTTGCAGAACCATTTCCTGATCGCCACCCCCAGCATGGCGGATCCCTACTTTGCCCGTACCGTCACCTACCTGTGCGAGCACAACGACGAGGGCGCCATGGGCCTGATCGTCAACCAGCCCGTTGACGTCACCATCACCGAAATGCTCAAGCAGCTGGAGCTGGTGGAAGGCGAGCCGGAAAGCCTGCGGGGCCGCTGCGTCTACTCGGGCGGGCCGGTAAACCCGGAGCGGGGTTTTGTGCTGCACAGTCCCAAGCGCGGCTATAACGCCAGCCTCAGCCTCAACAGCCAGCTGATGATCACCACCTCTGTGGATATCCTCAGCGCCCTGGGCGCCGAGATGGGCCCGGAGCGCTTCCTGGTCACCCTGGGTTACGCCGGCTGGGAAGCCGGCCAGCTGGAAAAGGAACTGACCGATAATACCTGGCTGGTGGTGCCCGCCGATGAGGAGCTCACCGCCAAGCTGCTCTTCGACACCCCGCCGTCAAAACGCTGGGAAGTGGCCTGTGCAAGGCTCGGCTTCGATATCTGGCAACTCTCTTCCGACGTAGGACACGCCTGA